In a single window of the Mesoplodon densirostris isolate mMesDen1 chromosome 18, mMesDen1 primary haplotype, whole genome shotgun sequence genome:
- the P3H4 gene encoding endoplasmic reticulum protein SC65 → MGRAAWGLLWLLLGSAGAQYEKYSFRGFPPEDLMPLAAAYGHALEQYEGESWRESARYLEAALRLHRLLRDSEAFCHANCSGPAPPAAKPPEPAPPGPDGGRGDEWARELRLFGHVLERAACLRRCKRSLPAFQVPYPPRQLLRDFQSRLPYQYLHYAQFKANRLEKAVAAAYTFLQRNPKHELTAKYLSYYRGLLDAADEPLTDLEAQPYEAVFLRAVKLYNSGDFRSSTEDMERALAEYMAVFARCLAGCEGAHEQVDFKDFYPAIADLFAESLQCKVDCEANLTPNVGGYFVEKFVATMYHYLQFAYYKLNDVRQAARSAASYMLFDPEDNVMQQNLVYYRFHRARWGLEEEDFQPREEAMLYHNQTAELRELLEFAHMYLQSDDEMELKETEPPVEPAEPPSDAEFEGEGDYEESIYADWWQEPDAKGDEAEAEPEPELA, encoded by the exons ATGGGTCGGGCGGCGTGGGGGCTGCTGTGGCTGCTGCTGGGCAGCGCCGGGGCGCAGTACGAGAAGTACAGCTTCCGGGGCTTCCCGCCCGAGGACCTGATGCCCCTGGCCGCGGCCTACGGGCACGCTCTGGAGCAGTACGAGGGCGAGAGCTGGCGCGAGAGTGCGCGCTACCTCGAGGCCGCGCTGCGGCTGCACCGGCTGCTGCGGGACAGCGAGGCCTTCTGCCACGCCAACTGCAGCGGCCCCGCGCCGCCCGCCGCCAAGCCCCCCGAGCCCGCGCCCCCCGGCCCCGACGGCGGCCGCGGCGACGAGTGGGCCCGCGAGCTGCGGCTCTTCGGCCACGTCCTGGAGCGCGCCGCCTGCTTGCGGCGCTGCAAGCGTTCGCTGCCCGCCTTCCAGGTGCCCTACCCGCCGCGCCAGCTGCTGCGCGACTTCCAGAGCCGCCTGCCCTACCAGTACCTGCACTACGCGCAGTTCAAG GCGAACCGTCTGGAGAAAGCGGTGGCCGCGGCCTACACCTTCCTTCAGAGGAACCCAAAGCACGAGCTCACCGCCAAGTATCTCAGCTACTATCGCGGGCTGCTGGACGCCGCCGACGAGCCCCTCACGGACTTGGAGGCCCAGCCCTATGAG GCCGTGTTCCTCCGGGCTGTGAAGCTCTACAACAGCGGAGATTTCCGTAGCAGCACCGAGGACATGGAGCGGGCCCTGGCCGAGTACATGGCCGTCTTTGCCCGGTGTCTGGCTGGCTGCGAGGGGGCCCACGAGCAGGTGGACTTCAAGGACTTCTATCCAGCCATAGCAG atctcTTTGCAGAATCCCTGCAGTGCAAGGTGGACTGTGAGGCCAACTTGACCCCCAACGTGGGCGGCTACTTCGTGGAGAAGTTCGTGGCCACCATGTATCACTACCTGCAGTTTGCCTACTACAAGT TGAACGATGTGCGCCAGGCCGCCCGCAGTGCCGCCAGCTACATGCTCTTTGACCCCGAAGACAATGTCATGCAGCAAAACCTGGTGTATTATCGCTTCCACAGGGCCCGCTggggcctggaggaggaggactTCCAGCCCAGGGAG gaGGCCATGCTCTACCACAACCAGACAGCTGAGCTTCGGGAGCTGCTGGAGTTTGCGCACATGTACCTGCAGTCAGATGACGAG ATGGAGCTGAAGGAGACAGAACCGCCCGTGGAGCCTGCGGAGCCCCCGTCTGATGCCGAGTTTGAAGGGGAAGGCGACTACGAGGAGAGCATCTATGCTGACTGGTGGCAGGAGCCAGATGCCAAGGGCGACGAGGCTGAGGCCG AGCCGGAGCCTGAACTAGCATAA
- the FKBP10 gene encoding peptidyl-prolyl cis-trans isomerase FKBP10, whose amino-acid sequence MFRAGRPSHTVLRLPLLQSLLLLLLLQAVGRGLGRASPAGSPLEDVVIERYHIPRACPREVQMGDFVRYHYNGTFEDGKKFDSSYDRHTLVAIVVGVGRLITGMDRGLMGMCVNERRRLIVPPHLGYGSIGVAGLIPPDATLYFDVVLLDVWNKADTVQVSTLLRPPQCPRMVQDSDFVRYHYNGTLLDGTAFDTSYSKGGTYDTYVGSGWLIKGMDQGLLGMCPGERRKIVMPPFLAYGEKGYGTVIPPQASLVFHVLLIDVHNPKDTVQLETLELPPGCVRRAVAGDFMRYHYNGSLMDGTLFDSSYSRNHTYNTYVGQGYIVPGMDQGLQGSCMGERRRITIPPHLAYGENGTGDKIPGSAVLIFDVHIIDFHNPADPVEIKTLSRPPETCNETAKLGDFVRYHYNCSLLDGTKLFSSHDYGAPQEATLGAHKVIEGLDTGLQGMCVGERRQLVVPPHLAHGESGARGVPGSAVLLFEVELVSREDGLPKGYLFVWHEDPPANLFEDMDLNKDGEVPPEEFSTFIKAQVSEGKGRLLPGQDPEKTIGDMFQNQDRNQDGNITAEELKLKSDEDEERVHEEL is encoded by the exons ATGTTCCGCGCGGGGCGCCCCAGCCACACCGTCCTCCGGCTTCCCCTGCTGCagtcgctgctgctgctgctgctgctgcaggccgtggggagggggctgggccgcGCCAGCCCGGCCGGGAGCCCCCTGGAAGATGTGGTCATCGAGAGATACCACATCCCCAGGGCCTGTCCCCGGGAAGTGCAGATGGGGGATTTTGTGCGCTACCACTACAACGGTACTTTCGAGGACGGCAAGAAGTTTGACTCGAG ctatGACCGCCACACCTTGGTGGCCATCGTGGTGGGCGTGGGGCGCCTCATCACCGGCATGGACCGAGGCCTCATGGGCATGTGCGTCAATGAGCGGCGACGTCTCATTGTGCCTCCGCACCTTGGCTATGGCAGCATCGGCGTGG CGGGGCTTATTCCCCCGGATGCCACCCTCTACTTCGATGTGGTCCTGCTGGATGTGTGGAACAAGGCGGACACTGTGCAGGTGAGCACCTTGCTGCGCCCGCCCCAGTGCCCCCGCATGGTCCAGGACAGCGACTTTGTCCGCTACCACTACAACGGGACGCTGCTGGATGGCACTGCCTTCGACACCAG CTACAGTAAAGGTGGTACTTACGACACCTACGTGGGCTCTGGCTGGCTGATCAAGGGCATGGACCAGGGGCTGCTGGGCATGTGtcctggagagagaaggaagatcgTCATGCCTCCATTCCTGGCCTATGGCGAGAAAGGCTATG GGACTGTGATCCCCCCACAGGCCTCCCTGGTCTTCCACGTCCTACTGATTGACGTCCACAACCCAAAGGACACGGTCCAGCTGGAGACACTGGAGCTACCACCTGGCTGCGTCCGGAGAGCCGTGGCTGGGGACTTCATGCGTTACCACTACAACGGCTCCCTGATGGATGGCACCCTCTTTGACTCCAG CTACTCCCGAAACCACACCTACAATACCTACGTGGGGCAGGGCTACATCGTCCCAGGGATGGACCAGGGGCTGCAGGGCTCGTGCATGGGGGAGCGCCGGAGAATCACCATCCCCCCCCACCTCGCCTACGGGGAGAACGGGACTG GAGACAAGATCCCTGGCTCTGCTGTGCTGATCTTCGACGTCCACATCATCGACTTCCACAACCCTGCAGATCCAGTGGAAATCAAGACACTGTCCCGGCCCCCGGAGACCTGCAACGAGACGGCCAAGCTTGGGGACTTTGTTCGCTACCACTACAACTGCTCTCTGCTGGATGGCACCAAGCTCTTCTCCTC CCACGACTACGGGGCCCCTCAGGAGGCGACTCTGGGCGCCCACAAGGTGATCGAAGGCCTGGACACGGGCCTGCAGGGCATGTGTGTGGGAGAGAGGCGGCAGCTGGTGGTCCCCCCGCACCTGGCACATGGAGAGAGCGGAG cccggGGGGTTCCTGGAAGTGCTGTGCTCCTGTTTGAGGTGGAGCTGGTGTCCCGGGAGGATGGGCTGCCCAAAGGCTACCTGTTTGTGTGGCACGAAGACCCTCCTGCCAACCTGTTTGAAGACATGGACCTCAACAAGGATGGCGAGGTCCCCCCGGAGGAG TTCTCCACCTTCATCAAGGCTCAAGTCAGTGAGGGCAAAGGACGCCTCCTGCCTGGCCaggaccctgagaaaaccataggaGACATGTTCCAGAATCAGGATCGCAACCAGGATGGCAACATCACCGCCGAGGAACTCAAGCTGAAGTCGGACGAAGATGAGGAGCGGGTCCACGAGGAGCTCTGA
- the NT5C3B gene encoding 7-methylguanosine phosphate-specific 5'-nucleotidase isoform X1 has translation MAEEVSTLMKATVLMRQPGRVQEIVGALRKGGGDRLQVISDFDMTLSRFAYNGKRCPSSYNILDNSKIISEECRKELKALLHHYYPIEIDPHRTIKEKLPDMVEWWTKAHELLCQQKIQKFQIAQVVRESNAMLRDGYKTFFNTLSQNSVPLFIFSAGVGDILEEIMRQRKVFHPNIHIVSNYMEFDEDGFLKGFKGQLIHTYNKNSSVCENSGYFEQLQGKTNILLLGDSMGDLTMADGVPGVENILKIGFLNDKVEERRERYMDSYDIVLEKDETLDVVNGLLQHILQQRDWTEMQGS, from the exons ATGGCGGAGGAG GTGAGCACCCTGATGAAGGCCACGGTTCTGATGCGGCAGCCCGGGCGGGTGCAGGAGATCGTGGGCGCCCTCCGCAAGGGCGGGGGAGACCGCTTACAG GTCATTTCTGATTTTGACATGACCTTGAGCCGGTTTGCCTATAATGGAAAGCGATGCCCTTCTTCTTACA ATATTCTGGATAACAGCAAGATCATCAGTGAGGAGTGCCGCAAAGAG CTCAAAGCGCTCCTCCACCACTATTACCCAATTGAGATTGACCCACACCGGACCATCAAAGAGAAGTTACCTGACATGGTGGAATG GTGGACCAAAGCGCACGAGCTCCTTTGCCAGCAGAAGATTCAGAAGTTTCAGATAGCCCAGGTGGTGAGAGAGTCCAACGCAATGCTTAG GGATGGATACAAGACGTTCTTCAACACCCTCTCCCAGAACAGCGTTCCCCTTTTCATCTTCTCCGCGGGCGTTGGGGACATCCTGGAAGAAATCATGCGGCAGAGGAAAGTGTTCCACCCGAACATCCACATCGTCTCCAACTACATGGAGTTTGATGAAGAT GGCTTCCTAAAGGGATTCAAGGGCCAGCTGATACACACCTACAACAAGAACAGCTCTGTGTGCGAGAACTCTGGTTACTTCGAGCAGCTTCAGGGCAAAACCAACATCCTCCTGCTGGGAGACTCCATGGGGGACCTCACTATGGCTGATGGGGTTCCTGGCGTGGAGAACATTCTCAAGATTGGCTTCCTAAATGACAAG GTGGAGGAGCGGCGGGAGCGCTACATGGACTCGTATGACATCGTGCTGGAGAAGGATGAGACGCTGGACGTGGTCAACGGGCTGCTGCAGCACATCCTGCAGCAGAGGGACTGGACAGAGATGCAGGGCTCCTGA
- the NT5C3B gene encoding 7-methylguanosine phosphate-specific 5'-nucleotidase isoform X4: MTLSRFAYNGKRCPSSYNILDNSKIISEECRKELKALLHHYYPIEIDPHRTIKEKLPDMVEWWTKAHELLCQQKIQKFQIAQVVRESNAMLRDGYKTFFNTLSQNSVPLFIFSAGVGDILEEIMRQRKVFHPNIHIVSNYMEFDEDGFLKGFKGQLIHTYNKNSSVCENSGYFEQLQGKTNILLLGDSMGDLTMADGVPGVENILKIGFLNDKVEERRERYMDSYDIVLEKDETLDVVNGLLQHILQQRDWTEMQGS; the protein is encoded by the exons ATGACCTTGAGCCGGTTTGCCTATAATGGAAAGCGATGCCCTTCTTCTTACA ATATTCTGGATAACAGCAAGATCATCAGTGAGGAGTGCCGCAAAGAG CTCAAAGCGCTCCTCCACCACTATTACCCAATTGAGATTGACCCACACCGGACCATCAAAGAGAAGTTACCTGACATGGTGGAATG GTGGACCAAAGCGCACGAGCTCCTTTGCCAGCAGAAGATTCAGAAGTTTCAGATAGCCCAGGTGGTGAGAGAGTCCAACGCAATGCTTAG GGATGGATACAAGACGTTCTTCAACACCCTCTCCCAGAACAGCGTTCCCCTTTTCATCTTCTCCGCGGGCGTTGGGGACATCCTGGAAGAAATCATGCGGCAGAGGAAAGTGTTCCACCCGAACATCCACATCGTCTCCAACTACATGGAGTTTGATGAAGAT GGCTTCCTAAAGGGATTCAAGGGCCAGCTGATACACACCTACAACAAGAACAGCTCTGTGTGCGAGAACTCTGGTTACTTCGAGCAGCTTCAGGGCAAAACCAACATCCTCCTGCTGGGAGACTCCATGGGGGACCTCACTATGGCTGATGGGGTTCCTGGCGTGGAGAACATTCTCAAGATTGGCTTCCTAAATGACAAG GTGGAGGAGCGGCGGGAGCGCTACATGGACTCGTATGACATCGTGCTGGAGAAGGATGAGACGCTGGACGTGGTCAACGGGCTGCTGCAGCACATCCTGCAGCAGAGGGACTGGACAGAGATGCAGGGCTCCTGA
- the NT5C3B gene encoding 7-methylguanosine phosphate-specific 5'-nucleotidase isoform X2: MAEEVSTLMKATVLMRQPGRVQEIVGALRKGGGDRLQVISDFDMTLSRFAYNGKRCPSSYNILDNSKIISEECRKELKALLHHYYPIEIDPHRTIKEKLPDMVEWWTKAHELLCQQKIQKFQIAQVVRESNAMLRDGYKTFFNTLSQNSVPLFIFSAGVGDILEEIMRQRKVFHPNIHIVSNYMEFDEDGFLKGFKGQLIHTYNKNSSVCENSGYFEQLQGKTNILLLGDSMGDLTMADGVPGVENILKIGFLNDKPQVRNSGQRGGQGAGGLSVSAPRAGGGAAGALHGLV; the protein is encoded by the exons ATGGCGGAGGAG GTGAGCACCCTGATGAAGGCCACGGTTCTGATGCGGCAGCCCGGGCGGGTGCAGGAGATCGTGGGCGCCCTCCGCAAGGGCGGGGGAGACCGCTTACAG GTCATTTCTGATTTTGACATGACCTTGAGCCGGTTTGCCTATAATGGAAAGCGATGCCCTTCTTCTTACA ATATTCTGGATAACAGCAAGATCATCAGTGAGGAGTGCCGCAAAGAG CTCAAAGCGCTCCTCCACCACTATTACCCAATTGAGATTGACCCACACCGGACCATCAAAGAGAAGTTACCTGACATGGTGGAATG GTGGACCAAAGCGCACGAGCTCCTTTGCCAGCAGAAGATTCAGAAGTTTCAGATAGCCCAGGTGGTGAGAGAGTCCAACGCAATGCTTAG GGATGGATACAAGACGTTCTTCAACACCCTCTCCCAGAACAGCGTTCCCCTTTTCATCTTCTCCGCGGGCGTTGGGGACATCCTGGAAGAAATCATGCGGCAGAGGAAAGTGTTCCACCCGAACATCCACATCGTCTCCAACTACATGGAGTTTGATGAAGAT GGCTTCCTAAAGGGATTCAAGGGCCAGCTGATACACACCTACAACAAGAACAGCTCTGTGTGCGAGAACTCTGGTTACTTCGAGCAGCTTCAGGGCAAAACCAACATCCTCCTGCTGGGAGACTCCATGGGGGACCTCACTATGGCTGATGGGGTTCCTGGCGTGGAGAACATTCTCAAGATTGGCTTCCTAAATGACAAG ccccaggTGCGCAACAGCGGGCAACGCGGAGGGCAGGGTGCTGGGGGACTCTCGGTCTCTGCTCCCCGGGCAGGTGGAGGAGCGGCGGGAGCGCTACATGGACTCGTATGA
- the NT5C3B gene encoding 7-methylguanosine phosphate-specific 5'-nucleotidase isoform X3, whose product MAEEVSTLMKATVLMRQPGRVQEIVGALRKGGGDRLQVISDFDMTLSRFAYNGKRCPSSYNILDNSKIISEECRKELKALLHHYYPIEIDPHRTIKEKLPDMVEWWTKAHELLCQQKIQKFQIAQVVRESNAMLRDGYKTFFNTLSQNSVPLFIFSAGVGDILEEIMRQRKVFHPNIHIVSNYMEFDEDGFLKGFKGQLIHTYNKNSSVCENSGYFEQLQGKTNILLLGDSMGDLTMADGVPGVENILKIGFLNDKVTCGSLHPRPSVSPKGSSR is encoded by the exons ATGGCGGAGGAG GTGAGCACCCTGATGAAGGCCACGGTTCTGATGCGGCAGCCCGGGCGGGTGCAGGAGATCGTGGGCGCCCTCCGCAAGGGCGGGGGAGACCGCTTACAG GTCATTTCTGATTTTGACATGACCTTGAGCCGGTTTGCCTATAATGGAAAGCGATGCCCTTCTTCTTACA ATATTCTGGATAACAGCAAGATCATCAGTGAGGAGTGCCGCAAAGAG CTCAAAGCGCTCCTCCACCACTATTACCCAATTGAGATTGACCCACACCGGACCATCAAAGAGAAGTTACCTGACATGGTGGAATG GTGGACCAAAGCGCACGAGCTCCTTTGCCAGCAGAAGATTCAGAAGTTTCAGATAGCCCAGGTGGTGAGAGAGTCCAACGCAATGCTTAG GGATGGATACAAGACGTTCTTCAACACCCTCTCCCAGAACAGCGTTCCCCTTTTCATCTTCTCCGCGGGCGTTGGGGACATCCTGGAAGAAATCATGCGGCAGAGGAAAGTGTTCCACCCGAACATCCACATCGTCTCCAACTACATGGAGTTTGATGAAGAT GGCTTCCTAAAGGGATTCAAGGGCCAGCTGATACACACCTACAACAAGAACAGCTCTGTGTGCGAGAACTCTGGTTACTTCGAGCAGCTTCAGGGCAAAACCAACATCCTCCTGCTGGGAGACTCCATGGGGGACCTCACTATGGCTGATGGGGTTCCTGGCGTGGAGAACATTCTCAAGATTGGCTTCCTAAATGACAAG GTTACTTGTGGCAGCCTGCATCCACGGCCGTCTGTGTCTCCAAAGGGCAGTTCCCGGTAA
- the KLHL10 gene encoding kelch-like protein 10, with amino-acid sequence MEMESAAASTCFHQPHMERKMSAMTCEVFNELRLEGKLCDVVIEVNGFEFNAHKNILCSCSSYFRALFTSNWNNTEKKVYNIPGISPDMMKLIIEYAYTRTIPITPDNVEKLLAAADQFNIMGIVRGCCEFLKSELCLENCIGICKLTDYFYCPELRRKAYMFILHNFEEMVKVSAEFLELSVTELKDIIEKDELNVKQEDAVFEAILKWISHDPQNRKQHISVLLPKVRLALMHAEYFMNNVKMNDYVRDSEECKPVIINALRAMYDLNMNGPSNSDFTNPLTRPRLPYAILFAIGGWSGGSPINVIEAYDPRADRWLTVTCEEESPRAYHGAAYLKGYVYIIGGFNSVDYFNSVKRFNPVEKTWHQVAPMHSRRCYVSVTVLSNFIYAMGGYDGYVRLNTAERYEPETNQWTLIAPMHEQRSDASATTLHGRVYICGGFNGNECLFTAEVYNAENNQWTVIAPMRSRRSGIGVIAYGEHVYAVGGFDGVSRLRSAEVYSPVANTWHMIPTMFNPRSNFGIEVVDDLLFVVGGFNGFTTTFNVECYDEKTEEWYDAHDMSMYRSALSCCVVPGLANVGEYTARRNFTGLALYDEVQHSASTSTLPV; translated from the exons ATGGAGATGGAGAGCGCCGCGGCCTCCACATGTTTCCACCAGCCTCACATGGAGAGGAAGATGAGTGCGATGACCTGTGAGGTCTTCAACGAGCTTAGGCTAGAGGGCAAGCTCTGCGACGTGGTCATCGAGGTCAATGGCTTTGAGTTCAATGCCCACAAGAACATCCTCTGTAGCTGCAGTTCCTACTTTAG agCTTTGTTTACAAGTAACTGGAACAACACTGAAAAGAAGGTATACAACATCCCTGGCATTTCCCCCGACATGATGAAGCTAATTATCGAATATGCGTACACCCGGACCATccccatcacaccagacaacgtGGAGAAGCTGCTGGCTGCTGCAGACCAATTTAACATCATGGGTATTGTCAGGGGTTGCTGTGAGTTCCTCAAGTCGGAGCTGTGTTTGGAAAATTGTATCGGCATCTGCAAGTTAACAGACTACTTCTACTGCCCTGAGCTGAGGCGGAAGGCCTACATGTTCATCCTGCACAACTTTGAGGAGATGGTGAAAGTCTCAGCAGAGTTTTTAGAGCTCTCAGTCACTGAACTTAAGGATATCATTGAGAAAGATGAGCTCAACGTCAAACAAGAAGATGCTGTATTTGAGGCCATTTTAAAATGGATTTCTCATGACCCCCAAAATAGGAAGCAGCATATTTCAGTTTTGCTACCCAAG GTTCGCCTGGCTCTAATGCATGCTGAATACTTCATGAACAACGTTAAGATGAATGACTATGTCAGAGACAGTGAGGAATGCAAGCCAGTCATCATTAATGCACTGAGGGCCATGTATGACCTAAACATGAACGGACCTTCCAATTCTGACTTCACCAACCCACTCACCAGGCCCCGCCTGCCCTACGCCATCCTATTTGCAATTGGTGGCTGGAGTGGTGGGAGCCCCATCAATGTCATTGAGGCATATGATCCTCGGGCAGACAGATGGCTGACTGTCACTTGTGAGGAAGAGAGTCCTCGTGCCTACCACGGGGCAGCTTATTTGAAAGGCTATGTTTATATCATTGGGGGGTTCAATAGTGTAGACTATTTCAATAGTGTTAAGCGTTTCAACCCAGTCGAGAAAACGTGGCACCAGGTGGCCCCGATGCACTCCAGGCGTTGCTATGTCAGCGTGACAGTACTCAGTAATTTTATTTACGCCATGGGAGGATATGATGGCTATGTGCGTCTCAACACTGCTGAACGTTATGAGCCAGAGACCAACCAGTGGACACTCATTGCCCCCATGCATGAACAGAGGAGTGATGCGAGTGCCACAACGCTCCATGGAAGG GTCTACATATGTGGTGGGTTTAATGGAAATGAATGCCTGTTTACAGCAGAAGTGTACAACGCTGAGAATAATCAGTGGACAGTCATAGCACCCATGAGAAGCAGGAGGAGTGGAATAGGCGTAATTGCTTATGGAGAACACGTATATGCG GTAGGCGGCTTTGACGGAGTTAGTCGGCTTAGGAGTGCAGAAGTCTACAGCCCAGTGGCTAATACTTGGCACATGATCCCCACTATGTTTAATCCTCGTAGCAATTTTGGTATCGAGGTGGTAGACGACCTCTTGTTTGTGGTGGGTGGCTTTAATGGCTTTACCACCACCTTTAATGTGGAGTGCTATGATGAAAAGACCGAAGAGTGGTATGATGCTCATGACATGAGTATGTACCGCAGTGCTCTGAGCTGCTGTGTGGTACCAGGGCTGGCCAATGTTGGGGAATACACAGCTAGACGAAACTTCACAGGATTAGCACTGTATGATGAAGTACAGCATTCCGCCTCGACAAGTACCCTACCTGTATAA
- the KLHL11 gene encoding kelch-like protein 11, protein MAAAAVAAAAAAAAAASLQVLEMESMETAAAGSAGLAAEVRGSGTVDFGPGPGLSAMEASGGDPGPEAEDFECSSHCSELSWRQNEQRRQGLFCDITLCFGGAGGREFRAHRSVLAAATEYFTPLLSGQFSESRSGRVEMRKWSSEPGPEPDTVEAVIEYMYTGRIRVSTGSVHEVLELADRFLLIRLKEFCGEFLKKKLHLSNCVAIHSLAHMYTLSQLALKAADMIRRNFHKVIQDEEFYTLPFHLIRDWLSDLEITVDSEEVLFETVLKWVQRNAEERERYFEELFKLLRLSQMKPTYLTRHVKPERLVANNEVCVKLVADAVERHALRAENIQSGTFQHPASHVSLLPRYGQNMDVIMVIGGVSEGGDYLSECVGYFVDEDRWVNLPHIHNHLDGHAVAVTESYVYVAGSMEPGFAKTVERYNPNLNTWEHVCSLMTRKHSFGLTEVKGKLYSIGGHGNFSPGFKDVTVYNPELDKWHNLESAPKILRDVKALAIEDRFVYIAARTPVDRDTEDGLKAVITCYDTETRQWQDVESLPLIDNYCFFQMSVVNSNFYQTASCCPKSYSLENEEAVRKIAGQVSDEILESLPPEVLSIEGAAICYYRDDVFIIGGWKNSDDIDKQYRKEAYRYCAERKRWMLLPPMPQPRCRAAACHARIPYRYLHGTQRYPMPQNLMWQKDRIRQMQEIHRHALNMRRVPSSQIEC, encoded by the exons atggcggcggcggcggtggcggcggcagcggcggcggccgcggctgCATCTCTGCAGGTGCTAGAGATGGAGAGCATGGAGACGGCCGCTGCCGGCTCGGCGGGGCTGGCCGCCGAAGTCAGAGGCAGCGGCACGGTGGACTtcgggcctgggcctggcttGTCTGCAATGGAGGCGAGCGGGGGCGACCCGGGCCCGGAGGCCGAGGATTTCGAGTGCAGCTCTCACTGCTCGGAGCTGTCATGGAGGCAGAACGAGCAGCGGCGCCAGGGCCTCTTCTGCGACATTACCTTGTGCTTCGGCGGTGCGGGAGGCCGCGAGTTCCGGGCCCACCGCTCGGTGCTGGCCGCCGCCACCGAGTACTTCACGCCCCTGCTCTCGGGCCAGTTCTCCGAGTCCCGCTCGGGCCGGGTGGAGATGCGCAAGTGGAGCTCCGAACCCGGGCCCGAACCCGACACGGTGGAAGCCGTTATCGAATACATGTACACCGGGCGCATCCGCGTCAGCACGGGCAGTGTGCACGAGGTGCTGGAGTTGGCCGACAG gTTCCTATTAATTCGTTTAAAAGAATTTTGTGGAGAATTTCTCAAGAAAAAACTTCATCTCTCTAATTGTGTGGCCATTCATAGTTTAGCTCACATGTATACTCTAAGCCAACTTGCTCTGAAAGCTGCGGATATGATACGGAGAAACTTCCACAAAGTAATTCAGGATGAGGAATTTTATACTTTACCTTTCCACCTCATTCGAGACTGGCTGTCGGACTTGGAGATTACAGTTGATTCTGAAGAGGTTCTATTTGAAACAGTTTTGAAATGGGTTCAGAGAAAtgctgaagagagagagagatactttGAAGAACTTTTTAAGTTGCTCAGATTGTCCCAGATGAAACCTACTTACCTTACTCGTCATGTCAAACCAGAGAGGCTGGTGGCCAATAATGAAGTTTGTGTCAAGTTAGTGGCCGATGCAGTGGAGAGGCATGCTCTTAGAGCCGAGAATATACAGTCTGGCACGTTCCAGCATCCCGCTTCTCATGTCTCATTATTACCTCGCTATGGGCAAAACATGGACGTGATCATGGTCATTGGAGGCGTGTCAGAAGGAGGGGACTATTTAAGTGAATGTGTGGGATATTTTGTCGATGAGGACAGATGGGTAAACCTGCCCCATATTCACAATCACCTTGATGGACATGCTGTTGCAGTAACAGAATCCTACGTGTATGTTGCTGGGTCGATGGAACCAGGGTTTGCTAAAACTGTGGAAAGGTATAACCCAAACTTGAATACCTGGGAACACGTTTGTAGTCTGATGACAAGGAAGCATTCTTTTGGACTAACAGAAGTCAAAGGGAAGCTATACAGCATTGGAGGACATGGCAACTTCAGTCCTGGTTTTAAAGATGTGACCGTTTATAATCCCGAGCTTGATAAATGGCACAACTTGGAATCAGCACCAAAGATTCTTCGCGATGTTAAAGCACTAGCCATTGAGGACCGGTTTGTGTACATCGCTGCCCGCACTCCTGTGGACCGGGACACTGAAGATGGATTAAAGGCTGTCATCACTTGTTATGATACGGAGACTCGACAGTGGCAAGATGTGGAATCTTTGCCACTTATTGACAATTACTGCTTTTTCCAAATGTCTGTGGTCAATTCAAACTTTTATCAGACAGCCTCATGCTGCCCCAAGAGTTATTCTTTAGAAAATGAAGAGGCGGTAAGAAAAATTGCCGGCCAAGTTTCTGATGAGATCCTTGAGAGCTTACCTCCAGAAGTCCTAAGCATCGAAGGCGCGGCCATTTGCTATTACAGAGATGACGTTTTCATTATTGGAGGCTGGAAGAACAGTGATGATATTGACAAGCAGTATCGGAAGGAGGCTTACCGGTACTGTGCCGAGAGAAAGAGGTGGATGCTTCTGCCTCCCATGCCACAGCCTCGTTGTAGAGCCGCTGCCTGCCATGCGAGAATCCCATACCGGTACTTGCACGGCACTCAGAGATACCCCATGCCTCAAAACTTAATGTGGCAGAAGGACCGGATCAGACAGATGCAAGAAATACATCGACACGCCCTAAACATGCGCCGAGTGCCCAGCTCTCAGATAGAATGCTAG